The genomic segment TCGTTTTCCACAGCCTTTGGTTCAACCTTGGTGAAGGCAATAAAATGACTGAACTTCATGCCCAAGAAGAACTCGGCATCAGCGGGCACTGTGATGGTATAGTCGGCTCCCTGAGGAATAGCACCAGAGATATTAATACCTCCAGTCAGCGTACCCTGCTTGTAGAGCGTCATGTAGTCCTCTGCCTGATGAGCTTCACTGGGAATCAGGGCAGCATAATAACTATTTCCATTCAAAGCCAGGAACGTCTTGCGATTGGCAGTAATGCTGTTACCAATGGTAATCGTCTGCTTGACTCCTTCACGAGTGTTCACAGTCACCTCGATGGTGTAGTCATTGTCAACCACCCAATCTTTGTTGGTGGCATAAATGGTGTTAGTAAGCACCTTGAACTCCTGTTCAGCCTCATCGGTCACATTGAGCTCAATGGTACCGTTAACAGTGTTGTCCTTCGTGCCATAGGCTGTCAGCACATAGACACCAGGAGCAACATCGAACGAATAGATCTTGCCACTTGGTTCGCCTACGTCAACGGCATCGCCTGTGGTTTTCTCAGCCAGACTCATGGTGGGCGATGTACTGTTCATCTCCACCTTTACGCTGGCTGCATTAGCAATGTTTACTACAAACATAACTAATGCCATGATACTTAGTAATAGTCTTTTCATAATTGGTAATTATTAAAAAAGTTTGTTTATTCTATTTCGCAATGAATGTCTTACCATCTCTGACGTACAGGCGTCCATGCTGAGGAACAGCGATGCGCTGTCCTTGCATGTTGAACAGCATTGATACTTGAGATTGGGGATTCACAGTTTGTACAATACCATTGGACTGTTCATCGGGCTGAAGGGCCAGGAAGTGGGCCGGATTAATATAAACCTTATGTTTGCCCAGCAGTTCTCCTTCTGGTGACCATTGATAAAGCAGGCCTGCAGCAGCAAACGAGCCAGCATCAGTTCCGTAGATATAACCTGTGTAGGGATTGACATACAGGCCATAGGGCATACCCATCTGTTTAATGTCGTCCAACACATTGCCTGGCAACGTCTCTTCCACGCCGCTACCTCCCAAGCTAGTCATCACTTCCTCTGGATCAATCGTGATATAATTGAACTCGTACTCATTCGTGTAGTATGAGAAACGAGAACCTATAGCCAAGAACTTACCATCGAGAGTGGTACAACTATAGGTAGAGGCATAGTCTAACTTCACAAAGCAATCTGCATCGCCCTGCAGGGCCTTTTCGCAATCGAAGATGATGCAGGCAGCAGGGATTTCATAGTAGTCGCCAGGTGAGTTGATGCAGAGGTAGCGACCACTTTGCGGCATCTTGCCATACAGGTTAATTTGCTCTACATCGACATTCTTCTCCAGTTCCATTGTGGCGGCATTAACAATGCTCACTGTGGTTTCATATTCGTGGTCTTCTTCAAAGGCATAGCCACCCGTATTGGCCACAAAAAGCCTGCCATCATAGAGGGCGATGCCTTCTGGTTCGTAGCCTACCTCGGTAGCAGCAACGACCTTGAAGGTGGACACGTCAATCTTGGCCACATACCCCTTTTCGAAGTATTTCATGCCATCCACCGTGGCGCACTCGTGTCCGTAGCTGGTGATATAGACATACTGCCCATCGGAGCACAGTTTGCGATTGTTGGGAATATCCTCAGTAGCTGCCACAGCTGTGCCATCAGGCCTAATGAACTGCACGATGTTCGACCAGTTGACAGCAATGGCGATGAGGGTGTCGTTCACCTGAATAATATCGTTGGGAGTGTCGCCTATCTTCATGCCGTTCTTTTCGCGAAACCACTGATTGCTCACCACATGGTCGTCTTCAAAATAGGTAACGCGTCCGTTGTCGGCCTGCCACATGCCTTCGTTCAGCAGGATGAGTTTCTCTTGGGCATCGACAACGATGACCAGCAGAAACGACAGGGTTAGAAGGATATATTTCTTCATCTCAGAATGATTAAATTCCAAATGTCAATGTCAATTTGTAATTACGCCCCGGCATCGGATAGCGAGGGATATGCTCATACTGTTCGTCGAGTAAATCGATGATTTCCAAGCAGGCTCCCACAGAGGTCTTTCCTATTGTAGTACTATATGAGAGCTTTGCATCAATGTTATGATAGGGCTTCAGGATATCCTCTGGGTCG from the Prevotella sp. E15-22 genome contains:
- a CDS encoding YncE family protein: MKKYILLTLSFLLVIVVDAQEKLILLNEGMWQADNGRVTYFEDDHVVSNQWFREKNGMKIGDTPNDIIQVNDTLIAIAVNWSNIVQFIRPDGTAVAATEDIPNNRKLCSDGQYVYITSYGHECATVDGMKYFEKGYVAKIDVSTFKVVAATEVGYEPEGIALYDGRLFVANTGGYAFEEDHEYETTVSIVNAATMELEKNVDVEQINLYGKMPQSGRYLCINSPGDYYEIPAACIIFDCEKALQGDADCFVKLDYASTYSCTTLDGKFLAIGSRFSYYTNEYEFNYITIDPEEVMTSLGGSGVEETLPGNVLDDIKQMGMPYGLYVNPYTGYIYGTDAGSFAAAGLLYQWSPEGELLGKHKVYINPAHFLALQPDEQSNGIVQTVNPQSQVSMLFNMQGQRIAVPQHGRLYVRDGKTFIAK